One Methanobacterium sp. genomic region harbors:
- the hjc gene encoding Holliday junction resolvase Hjc, whose protein sequence is MANKGSRVERELVKMLWNADCAAMRAPASGGATKKPLPDIIAGNGKVYLAIEVKSTSADHIYINSEKIMGLKEFSEIFGAEPYLGAKFKNKKWRFVHLHDLAKTRGDNYKVTVDLAFSKGLEFDELIRKDKQLKLS, encoded by the coding sequence ATGGCCAACAAGGGTTCACGTGTAGAAAGAGAATTAGTTAAAATGCTATGGAATGCAGATTGTGCAGCTATGAGGGCTCCAGCATCTGGAGGAGCAACTAAAAAGCCACTTCCTGATATTATCGCAGGTAACGGCAAGGTTTATCTTGCAATTGAGGTTAAATCAACTTCTGCAGATCATATTTATATTAACTCTGAAAAAATAATGGGATTAAAAGAATTTTCAGAGATTTTTGGTGCAGAACCTTATTTGGGAGCTAAATTTAAGAATAAAAAATGGCGTTTTGTGCATTTACATGATCTCGCTAAAACTAGGGGAGATAATTACAAAGTTACAGTTGATTTGGCCTTCAGCAAAGGTTTAGAATTTGATGAATTAATCAGGAAAGATAAACAGCTCAAATTATCATGA
- a CDS encoding radical SAM protein: MAKNKGYKIVLTANRTLMSHYNGLVFLGFGACVSKGVIPDKLYFSAFCPSIGVNRDGSTTNAPCGTRKIEAALLNNGFKSEDIMVAHPDHLDKVIGPNTKVLSITEIDPLGIAPATSMFRNMFGGEAYMSIKFEELLNHPNVQEYKPKIIIGGPGAWQLEDAEIRNRFGLDSVIIGDGEKVVGKLVEKAVNNKELPGVVHGEVVGEEEIPLIKNPTIDGIVEISRGCGRGCKFCAPNLKRFRCLPVEHILKEVELNLQSGRQPLLHAEDILRYKAKGFHVNTGAVTDLFRQISSYPEVDQVQISHFALSSVASAPDAVEEISNILNLGENGKWLSGQTGIETGSPRLINDIMGGKCKPYTPEEWPQVVMDAFQILSDNSWVPVSTLIIGIPGETEHDIQLTIDLVRELKEFKSIIVPLFFVSQGGLRKKSESFSMDKMTRKECELLMESWRHSLNWAEILLDEYFKMAKGNHVKSFLAKRIFAFSSRKAKEMVKMCENEYDYNMPAMVNDARNGDVKLLPQPLHSIYNYFMLEKRQ; the protein is encoded by the coding sequence ATGGCAAAAAATAAAGGATATAAAATTGTTTTAACAGCTAATAGGACACTCATGAGTCATTATAATGGATTAGTGTTTCTGGGATTTGGGGCATGTGTGTCTAAGGGAGTAATACCCGATAAATTATATTTTTCGGCATTTTGTCCATCCATTGGAGTAAATAGAGATGGTTCAACTACGAATGCACCGTGTGGAACCAGAAAAATTGAAGCTGCACTGCTAAACAATGGCTTTAAAAGTGAAGATATTATGGTTGCCCACCCTGACCACTTAGATAAAGTAATTGGCCCAAATACCAAAGTTTTGTCTATAACAGAAATTGATCCCCTTGGAATAGCCCCTGCAACATCTATGTTTCGAAATATGTTCGGTGGAGAAGCTTACATGTCAATAAAGTTCGAAGAACTACTGAATCACCCTAATGTACAAGAATACAAACCTAAAATTATTATAGGTGGGCCTGGGGCATGGCAGCTTGAAGATGCTGAGATCAGGAATAGGTTTGGATTGGACAGTGTCATTATTGGAGATGGCGAAAAAGTGGTGGGTAAACTTGTTGAAAAAGCAGTAAACAACAAGGAACTGCCTGGTGTTGTCCATGGAGAAGTAGTAGGAGAGGAAGAAATACCTCTAATTAAAAACCCAACTATAGATGGAATTGTGGAAATTTCAAGGGGATGCGGACGCGGATGTAAGTTTTGCGCCCCAAATCTTAAGCGATTCCGGTGCTTACCTGTTGAACATATTCTTAAAGAAGTGGAATTGAATCTCCAGTCTGGAAGACAGCCATTACTTCATGCAGAGGATATTCTTAGATACAAGGCTAAAGGTTTTCATGTTAATACCGGAGCTGTAACTGACTTGTTCAGACAAATTTCAAGTTACCCTGAAGTTGATCAAGTTCAAATTAGTCATTTTGCCTTATCATCTGTTGCTAGTGCTCCAGATGCCGTGGAAGAGATATCAAACATTCTAAATCTTGGTGAAAATGGTAAATGGTTAAGTGGTCAAACAGGTATAGAAACTGGCAGCCCTCGATTAATCAATGACATTATGGGTGGCAAATGTAAACCTTATACTCCTGAGGAATGGCCTCAAGTTGTAATGGACGCGTTTCAGATCTTATCCGATAATTCATGGGTCCCTGTTTCCACTTTAATCATTGGAATTCCTGGTGAAACCGAGCATGATATACAGTTGACAATTGATCTGGTTCGGGAATTAAAAGAGTTCAAAAGTATAATTGTTCCTTTGTTTTTTGTTTCTCAAGGGGGCTTGAGGAAAAAATCAGAATCGTTTTCAATGGATAAAATGACGCGTAAAGAATGTGAACTTTTAATGGAATCATGGCGCCACAGCTTAAATTGGGCAGAAATATTACTTGATGAATATTTCAAAATGGCAAAGGGTAACCATGTGAAATCATTCCTTGCAAAGAGAATTTTTGCTTTTAGCAGCCGTAAAGCCAAAGAAATGGTTAAAATGTGTGAAAATGAGTATGATTATAACATGCCTGCCATGGTAAACGATGCAAGAAATGGGGATGTAAAACTGTTACCACAACCCCTGCATTCCATTTATAATTATTTCATGCTTGAAAAAAGACAATAA
- a CDS encoding CARDB domain-containing protein — MVVLAAVVFVSGCTQPGNNTTQQNNTTVQQNASNTSSAKAVDVVATQSGPKTAKKGDNVTITYKVTNNGNEQVADVKISSQDFEQTIGTLNPGETRTFTHQIHIPTDKEVQQDFGANATVSNPFYIGGFSVSFTDTSGAKHSVLSNSININLS, encoded by the coding sequence ATAGTTGTTTTAGCAGCTGTAGTTTTTGTTTCAGGATGTACTCAGCCAGGAAATAACACTACTCAACAAAATAACACTACTGTACAGCAGAATGCATCAAATACATCAAGTGCTAAGGCAGTTGATGTGGTGGCAACTCAATCTGGGCCTAAAACAGCCAAAAAAGGTGATAATGTAACCATTACTTACAAAGTTACAAATAATGGAAATGAACAGGTAGCTGATGTAAAAATTAGCAGTCAAGACTTTGAACAAACTATTGGAACCTTAAATCCTGGAGAAACCAGAACATTCACTCATCAGATACATATACCTACAGATAAAGAAGTTCAACAGGATTTCGGCGCTAATGCTACAGTTTCAAACCCGTTCTATATTGGTGGATTTAGCGTAAGCTTCACTGATACCAGCGGTGCTAAACATTCAGTACTCTCTAATTCCATAAACATAAACTTGAGTTAA